Within the Salvia hispanica cultivar TCC Black 2014 chromosome 4, UniMelb_Shisp_WGS_1.0, whole genome shotgun sequence genome, the region GGTGCACCTCACCCACTTAACCATGCCGGAATCCATCTTCCACCTCCGCCTTGGATTCGCCTCGTTCGCTTCAAGGCCTCATGAATCCAAATGGAGCGCGTGGCCTCCTCTGTCATGGCTGCTCACCTTCATCAATGGTGGCAGCACCTTTCTTGTAGAGACAAACATGTTCGGAAAACTCAAGCTACAGACGTGGACCATCCCACGTTATAGTATACAGGTAATTAAAcacaccatatatatatattatatatagtcaTGCATGTTGTCATGTTATATCAAGCCTTCATCGCCCAAATATACGTGTAGTATGGCCTCAAATGGCAACGACAACGTATCAATACCTTAATCGAAGAAGCCATTCTCGAAGCTGATGTACGAGGCTCCAAAGTCATAAGCCTAGGATTGCTCAATCAGGCAAGTCCTCCTAACCTTAACCAATTATGAAATACAGTAGACACTAGTCATGCTAAAATGAAGCTATTTGGTGAATTATCAGAGCCAGGAAGTGAACAGAAGTGGAGAATTTTTCATTGAAAGATACCCAAAACTGAAAGCAAAAGTTGTTGATGGAAGCAGTCTAGCAGTAGCCATTGTGCTAAACAGCATTCCCACAGGAACAACCGAAATCCTATTCCGTGGCGCTCTCTCCAAACTTGCTTTCGCCGTCGTATCCGCTTTGCTCCAACGCGGCATTCAGGTTGCAACATTCTACGAAAAGGAGATGCTTAAGCTATCCGCGGCAACTAAGGGTGAAGTTGCAGTGTCCAAAAGTCAGAGTCAGAAGGTATGGATAGTTGGAGATGGATTATCAAGGGATGAACAGCTCAAGGCACCAAAGGGGAATACTCTCTTCATTCCTTTCTCCCATTTCCCGCCAAAAAAGGAGCGGGACGACGCCTCGTACTGCCACACTCCTTCCATGATCGCCCCTCCTTCTCTCCAAAATCTTCATTCTTGTGAGGTTAGTAGTGTAGACTTACTCTGTTTCGAGATGCATTTCAGGTCCTCTGTTTCCCACATATTTAAGGCATGTTTTGGTAGAATTGGCTGCCGAGAAGAGTCATGAGTGCTGCGCGCGTGGCCGGAATACTGCACGCCCTCGAGGGGTGGGACGTGCACGAGTGCGGCCACTCCATGTTCGACGTCGACAAGATTTGGGAGGCTGCTATTAGACATGGCTTTCGCCCCACAACCATTTCCAAATGACCACCACCATATATATGtactccatttattttctcatgcaatttctctttcttactacAGTACATGTGTGCTTATTCGGTTATCCGACCGGACCAATTTCAACCGGTTTTGCAATGAATCAAGACCAAAGGATTGGTTTCCGGTCTGGTTATGGTACCGATTATGCTCGGTTCTCTCCTGGGACCctattaaatttcaatttcaattttatattttataattatttaacgTACACTAATACAAATATCTAAATGTTTGTAcgtatttaattgtttagtttttttagttattagATTACTGAACATTCAAGTATTggattatcaaatttttaggtattagaTAATGaatattgttggtttgtattttaatttttaggtattaaattcatgaattgttatatttttagtgttgGATTGTTAATTTTTATCGATATTgaattgtataaatttttatttgaataacatcaaattaaaattgaatgaaaaaatCGGTTCTTCGGAACCGGCCAATTAGTAGACCGAAATCTTATTCTGTCCGATTCCCATGCCCTTCGTGTAATCGGTTTTCTGGTCTGATTAGAACCGCCCATTGGtttgtttttgtattaattAGGTTCATTCAATATTTACTACAAGAACACAAGATTACAAAACGATTTTTTCTGTCGCAACAACTGTAATTCACATACAAAGaatcaacaaacaaaacaagatcAAGAAGCATTAAATGTTGGCACACAGCATGGACGAGAGCTCATCGTTGAGAGGATTGCACATTTTGTGCAGAAAATCGTTAATCAGCGCCAAAAGCGTGGACACGACATCTTTCCACTCGTATTGACTCCGATTGAGTGAAATAATCTGAGGCAGTTGAGCTCTGCAAAGAGGACACGTGGAGTGTGATTGAAGCCACACATCAATGCACCTCGAATGGAAGGTGTGGCCGCATTCCGGCAGCTTCCGGCACCCATCGCCGCCGCATATGTCGTTTAGGCATATGGAACAGTAGAGCTCAGTCTCCGAGCTCCCGTCGAAGTCGGAAGCTGCAGTTATCCGGTCATTTTGGTCGGAAAT harbors:
- the LOC125224199 gene encoding very-long-chain aldehyde decarbonylase CER1-like; this encodes MATKPGMLTDWPWKPLGSLKYIMLAPWAMHSVAKAKNGLELDYFNLLILPFLLSRALHNQIWISFSRHRTAKGNNKISQRPIEFQQVDRETNWDDQILLNGLLFYFFNSILPASSSLPAWRTDGVVITALLHAGPIEFLYYWLHRALHHHYLYSRYHSHHHSSIVTEPISSVIHPFAEHIAYFMLFGIPLFGTFFMGVASLASIFGYITYIDFMNNMGHCNFEFIPKCLFSVFPPLKYFMYTPSFHSLHHSQFRTNYCLFMPLYDYIHGTADRSSDALYESSLERPQEIPDVVHLTHLTMPESIFHLRLGFASFASRPHESKWSAWPPLSWLLTFINGGSTFLVETNMFGKLKLQTWTIPRYSIQYGLKWQRQRINTLIEEAILEADVRGSKVISLGLLNQSQEVNRSGEFFIERYPKLKAKVVDGSSLAVAIVLNSIPTGTTEILFRGALSKLAFAVVSALLQRGIQVATFYEKEMLKLSAATKGEVAVSKSQSQKVWIVGDGLSRDEQLKAPKGNTLFIPFSHFPPKKERDDASYCHTPSMIAPPSLQNLHSCENWLPRRVMSAARVAGILHALEGWDVHECGHSMFDVDKIWEAAIRHGFRPTTISK
- the LOC125221143 gene encoding RING-H2 finger protein ATL7-like, translated to MGSFTSISLTFLNKISDQNDRITAASDFDGSSETELYCSICLNDICGGDGCRKLPECGHTFHSRCIDVWLQSHSTCPLCRAQLPQIISLNRSQYEWKDVVSTLLALINDFLHKMCNPLNDELSSMLCANI